From the Manis javanica isolate MJ-LG chromosome 11, MJ_LKY, whole genome shotgun sequence genome, one window contains:
- the LOC140844374 gene encoding E3 ubiquitin-protein ligase TRIM21-like, with protein MASAMPLAMMWEEAMCPICLDPVVEPVSIDCGHSFCQECISQVGADGGSICPVCRHTFLLRNLRPNRQLANMVDNLKQISQGTKEGTQGERCGVHGEKLHLFCEKDGKVLCWVCSQSRKHRDHPMVPIEEAALEYQEKLQMALGKLRKQQALAEKWGVDIAMKRTAWKARIETHKLRIHAEFMQQKNFLAEEEQRQLQKLEKEEKEELRILGETEARLAQKIQALQELIAELERRNRGSALELLQGLSLCLPRSESWNLKELDIVSPDLRSVCHVPGLKKRLRACGVYITLDPHTANPWLILSEDRRQVRLGNMQQEVPEKEERFDTYPMVLGAQCFCSGKLYWEVDVTGKEAWDLGVCRETVQRKGHFVLSPENGFWTIWLWNKQKYEAGTYPQTPLSLQVPPRQIGIFLDYQASTVSFYNITDHGSLIYTFSECAFAGPLRPFFNAGFNDNERNGSPLTLCPLRNEWSGSTDC; from the exons ATGGCTTCAGCAATGCCCTTGGCCATGATGTGGGAGGAGGCCATGTGCCCTATCTGCCTGGACCCCGTGGTGGAGCCTGTGAGCATCGACTGCGGGCACAGCTTCTGCCAAGAATGCATCTCTCAGGTCGGGGCGGATGGCGGCAGCATCTGTCCTGTGTGCCGGCACACCTTCCTGCTCAGGAACCTCCGGCCCAATCGGCAGCTAGCCAACATGGTGGACAACCTCAAACAAATCAGCCAGGGCACCAAGGAGGGCACCCAGGGCGAGCGGTGTGGGGTGCATGGAGAGAAACTTCACCTATTCTGTGAGAAAGATGGGAAGGTTCTTTGCTGGGTGTGTTCCCAGTCCCGGAAACACCGGGACCACCCCATGGTCCCTATCGAGGAGGCTGCTCTGGAGTACCAG GAGAAGCTCCAGATGGCATTAGGGAAACTGAGAAAACAGCAGGCATTGGCTGAGAAGTGGGGAGTGGATATCGCAATGAAGAGAACAGCCTGGAAGGCAAGA ATTGAAACACACAAACTGAGGATTCATGCAGAATTTATGCAGCAGAAGAACTTCCTGGCTGAAGAGGAACAGAGGCAACTACAGAagctggagaaggaggagaaggaagagttGAGAATcttgggggaaactgaggccaggctGGCCCAGAAGATCCAGGCCCTGCAGGAGCTGATCGCAGAGCTGGAGAGAAGGAATCGGGGCTCAGCGCTGGAGCTGCTGCAG GGTCTCTCCCTCTGCTTGCCCAGGAGTGAATCCTGGAATCTGAAGGAGCTGGACATTGTCTCCCCAGACCTGAGGAGTGTGTGCCACGTGCCGGGGCTGAAGAAGAGGCTGAGGGCGTGTGGAG TATACATCACTCTGGATCCACACACAGCCAACCCGTGGCTCATCCTTTCAGAGGATCGGAGACAAGTGCGTCTTGGAAACATGCAGCAGGAAGTGCCTGAAAAGGAGGAGAGATTTGATACTTATCCCATGGTCCTGGGTGCCCAGTGCTTTTGCTCTGGAAAGCTTTACTGGGAGGTGGATGTGACAGGAAAGGAGGCCTGGGACCTGGGGGTTTGTAGAGAGACTGTGCAGAGGAAGGGGCATTTTGTGCTCAGCCCTGAGAATGGCTTCTGGACAATTTGGCTGtggaacaaacaaaaatatgagGCTGGCACCTATCCCCAGACTCCCCTTTCCCTTCAGGTGCCTCCACGCCAAATTGGGATATTCCTGGACTATCAGGCCAGCACTGTCTCCTTCTACAACATCACTGACCATGGCTCCCTCATCTACACTTTCTCTGAATGTGCCTTTGCTGGACCTCTGCGGCCCTTCTTCAATGCTGGTTTCAATGATAATGAAAGGAATGGATCCCCTCTGACCCTCTGTCCACTGAGGAATGAATGGTCTGGATCCACTGACTGTTGA
- the LOC108388920 gene encoding olfactory receptor 52B4-like — MGSFNHTGVNHIVFYLLGIPGREDLHMWISIPFLISYVFALLGNGLLIFIILIKGSLHEPMYLFLCMLAGVDIVFTTTTEPKALAIFWCNSREISINSSIAQLYFQHSSFISESGILLTMAFDWYIAICYPLRYTMILTHSLIGKIGVAVFLRAHCTIFPMIFLLKRLTFCRNNILPHTFCEHIGLAKYACDDIHVNIWYGFFVLMSTVILDIVLIFVSYVLILQAVFHIPSQDARHKALNTCGSHVCVILLFYGPGVFSVLTQRFGRHIPLHVHILLANVSMLAPPMLNPIIYGVKTKQIRDQVVYMLFPKQK, encoded by the coding sequence ATGGGGAGCTTCAACCACACCGGTGTTAATCATATAGTCTTCTATCTGCTGGGCATTCCAGGCCGAGAAGACCTGCACATGTGGATTTCCATCCCTTTCCTCATCTCCTACGTCTTTGCCCTCCTTGGAAATGGCCTGCTCATCTTCATCATCCTCATCAAGGGCAGCCTCCATGAGCCTATGTATCTTTTCCTCTGTATGCTGGCTGGAGTGGACATTGTCTTCACCACCACTACAGAACCCAAGGCATTGGCCATTTTCTGGTGCAACAGTAGGGAAATCTCTATTAATAGCAGCATTGCCCAGCTCTACTTCCAGCattcctccttcatctctgagTCAGGCATCTTGCTGACGATGGCATTTGACTGGTACATTGCCATATGTTACCCCCTGAGGTACACCATGATACTCACCCACTCTCTGATAGGGAAAATTGGTGTGGCTGTTTTCCTGAGAGCACATTGTACAATTTTCCCCATGATATTTCTTCTGAAGAGATTGACTTTTTGTAGAAATAATATCCTACCACACACATTCTGTGAACACATTGGCTTGGCCAAGTATGCCTGTGATGACATCCATGTAAACATCTGGTACGGATTTTTTGTCTTAATGTCAACAGTGATCCTAGATATTGTCCTAATTTTTGTTTCGTATGTGCTGATTCTCCAGGCTGTCTTCCATATCCCTTCCCAGGATGCCCGCCACAAAGCCCTCAACACATGTGGCTCCCATGTCTGTGTCATCCTCCTCTTTTATGGGCCTGGGGTCTTCTCAGTCCTCACTCAGCGCTTTGGACGCCACATCCCACTACATGTCCACATCCTTTTGGCCAATGTCAGCATGCTTGCTCCACCTATGCTGAACCCCATCATTTATGGGGTGAAGACAAAACAGATACGAGACCAAGTGGTTTACATGTTGTTTCCAAAGCAGAAATGA
- the LOC140844186 gene encoding olfactory receptor 52B4-like, with amino-acid sequence MTTLNHTGVSHTVFHLLGIPGLEDKHMWISIPFLISYVIALLGNSLLICIILTKRSLHEPMYLFLCMLAGADIVLSTCTVPQALAIFWFRAGEISLGRCITQVFFLSSTFMSESGILMVMAFDRYIAICYPLRYTTILTNKLIGKIGVTVLLRSYGTVIPIIFLLKRLTFCRSNILSNTACKHIVLARVSCDDIRVNIWYGIFVISSTLVIDVMLIFVSYVLILRAVFCMPSRDARLKALNTCGSHVCVILLFYGPGIFSVLTQRFGRHIPPHIHVLLANVYTLVPPMLNPIIYGIKTKQIWDQMAHVFFSQQK; translated from the coding sequence ATGACTACTTTAAACCACACCGGTGTCAGCCACACAGTCTTCCACTTGCTGGGCATCCCTGGCCTTGAGGACAAGCACATGTGGATTTCCatccccttcctcatttcctATGTCATCGCCCTGCTTGGGAACAGCCTGCTCATCTGCATCATCCTCACAAAGCGCAGCCTTCATGAGCCCATGTACCTCTTCCTCTGCATGCTGGCCGGAGCAGACATTGTCCTCTCCACGTGCACAGTGCCTCAGGCCCTGGCCATCTTCTGGTTCCGTGCTGGGGAGATCTCCCTGGGTCGCTGCATCACTCAGGTATTCTTCCTCTCTTCTACTTTCATGTCTGAGTCAGGGATCTTGATGGTGATGGCATTTGACCGCTACATTGCCATATGCTACCCACTGAGATACACCACTATCCTTACAAATAAGTTGATTGGGAAAATTGGTGTGACTGTCCTTCTGAGAAGTTATGGTACAGTTATTCCCATAATATTTCTTCTGAAAAGATTGACTTTCTGCAGAAGTAACATCCTCTCAAACACTGCTTGTAAGCACATTGTTCTGGCGCGTGTTTCCTGTGATGACATTCGAGTAAATATCTGGTATGGCATTTTTGTCATATCGTCAACCTTGGTCATAGATGTtatgttaatttttgtttcctaTGTGCTGATTCTCCGTGCTGTCTTCTGCATGCCATCCCGAGATGCTCGTCTCAAAGCTCTCAACACATGTGGCTCCCATGTGTGTGTCATCCTCCTCTTTTATGGGCCTGGGATCTTCTCAGTGCTCACTCAGCGATTTGGACGCCACATCCCACCCCATATCCATGTCCTGCTGGCCAATGTCTACACTCTGGTTCCTCCTATGCTGAACCCCATTATTTATGGGATCAAGACCAAACAGATCTGGGACCAGATGGCTCATGTGTTCTTTTCACAGCAGAAATGA